A genomic segment from Agelaius phoeniceus isolate bAgePho1 chromosome 2, bAgePho1.hap1, whole genome shotgun sequence encodes:
- the LOC129135075 gene encoding interleukin-1 receptor type 1-like — protein sequence MEKTSALQQKMTSIFLLIGHLIVLIPLFSAEGCVICDYFVLVGEPIAITCPIITLPVLHSDYNLTWYKNGSATAVTTERDARIHQREGLLWFIPAMLEDSGLYECNVRSLNHSNKKTINLTVFKNDNGLCFNGKMKFEQKVTSANTGKVICPDLEQFKNEDNNQPEVHWYKECKPGFLEDKRLLLAEGENAVLIRNVTVQDRGNYTCQMVYKYMGRQFNVSRTISLEVKEKPLQMQPEFIYPRNNTIEVELGSHVVMECNISSGINGLIPFWQVNDEDVDIFDETYMEQFYEEGLPHGLAVSGTKFNISKVTVKDYAHKFFCHFIYGSQQFTAYIKLEYPARNIQGYLIGGGISLVFLVFFTLFIYKIFKIDIVLWYRDSCHPFLGKKVSDEKIYDAYVLYPKNRESCLYSSDIFALKILPEVLERQCGYKLFILGRDDLPGEAVISIADEKIRQSRRVIIVLVPEPSCYSILEDESEKQLAMHSALIQDGIQVILIELEKIQDYATMPESIRYIKQKHGVIRWKGDFSERSHSARTRFWKKVCYQMPSRKSGSLSQLHLLPKDLNLP from the exons aaggGTGCGTTATTTGTGATTACTTTGTGCTTGTTGGAGAGCCTATAGCTATTACTTGCCCAATAATTACATTGCCAGTGCTTCACTCTGATTACAATTTGACATGGTATAAAAATGGTAGTGCTACAGCAGTGACCACAGAGAGAGATGCCAGGATCCACCAGCGAGAGGGCTTGCTTTGGTTTATTCCTGCTATGCTGGAAGATTCTGGACTTTATGAATGCAATGTAAG GAGCCTTAACCACTCTAATAAAAAAACTATAAACTTAACAGTTTTTAAGAACGATAATGGATTgtgttttaatggaaaaatgaaGTTTGAACAAAAAGTGACAAGCGCGAATACTGGAAAGGTTATATGTCCTGATCTAgaacaatttaaaaatgaagACAATAATCAGCCTGAAGTACATTGGTATAAG GAGTGTAAACCTGGATTTCTTGAAGACAAGCGACTTCTTTTGGCAGAGGGTGAAAATGCTGTCTTGATTCGTAATGTAACTGTGCAAGACAGAGGAAACTACACATGCCAGATGGTGTACAAATATATGGGAAGACAATTTAATGTTTCAAGAACCATAAGTCTGGAAGTTAAAG AAAAACCACTGCAGATGCAACCAGAGTTTATTTATCCAAGGAACAATACTATTGAAGTAGAACTCG GCTCTCATGTAGTTATGGAGTGTAACATATCAAGTGGCATAAATGGCTTGATTCCATTCTGGCAAGTTAATGATGAGGATGTTGATATCTTTGATGAAACCTACATGGAACAGTTTTATGA AGAGGGGTTGCCTCATGGACTTGCTGTATCTGGAACAAAATTTAACATTTCAAAAGTGACAGTAAAGGACTATGCTCATAAGTTCTTCTGCCACTTCATATATGGTTCTCAACAATTTACAGCCTACATCAAATTAGAATACCCAG ctcgaAACATTCAGGGGTACTTAATTGGAGGAGGAATTTCCTTGgtatttttagtgttttttaCTCTCTTTATCTACAAGATCTTCAAAATTGATATTGTGCTTTGGTATCGGGACTCCTGCCATcctttcctggggaaaaaag TTTCAGATGAGAAGATCTATGATGCTTATGTTCTGTATCCAAAGAACAGAGAAAGCTGCTTGTATTCATCAGATATTTTTGCCCTGAAGATTCTGCCAGAGGTCTTAGAAAGGCAGTGTGGATATAAGCTCTTCATACTTGGGAGAGATGATTTACCAGGAGAAG CTGTGATCAGCATTGCTGATGAAAAAATCCGTCAAAGTAGGAGAGTGATAATTGTTTTAGTACCAGAGCCCTCCTGTTACAGCATTCTGGAAGATGAGTCTGAAAAGCAGCTAGCCATGCATAGTGCTCTTATCCAAGATGGCATTCAAGTAATTCTCATTGAACTTGAAAAAATACAAGATTACGCAACCATGCCAGAATCCATCAGATATATTAAGCAAAAGCATGGGGTTATCCGATGGAAAGGGGACTTTTCAGAAAGGTCCCACTCAGCAAGAACCAGGTTTTGGAAGAAAGTGTGCTACCAGATGCCATCCAGAAAAAGTGGCTCTTTATCACAGCTGCATTTGTTACCAAAAGACTTGAATTTGCCTTAA